The Bdellovibrionales bacterium genome has a window encoding:
- a CDS encoding TatD family hydrolase — protein MSAVTDFQKVDREVAKYLGLGNGPWIDIHAHLNFLEASPEESILTAQKYGVQRIITIGTEPNDLSIVLGLARKHYPTVCCTLGIHPHEAQLFTPEIEKLILKEGPSKEVAAVGEIGLDYYYNNSPHDVQRDAFHKQLELAEKLGLPVEIHTRDAEADTIEILEKFRGKVKGVIHCFTGTMWLAEKALDLGFNISMSGIVTFKNAQALRDVANYVPIDRLHIETDSPFLTPAPFRGVKNSPHYVVFTAQFISELKKIPLPELSQQLLENAYKMFPKLPPIS, from the coding sequence ATGAGTGCAGTGACAGATTTTCAAAAAGTAGATAGAGAAGTCGCAAAATACTTGGGATTAGGAAATGGCCCCTGGATTGATATTCACGCTCATCTCAATTTTTTAGAGGCCAGTCCTGAGGAAAGCATTCTCACGGCGCAAAAGTACGGAGTCCAACGCATCATCACCATCGGCACTGAGCCCAATGATTTATCGATCGTTCTTGGGTTAGCTCGTAAACATTATCCAACGGTCTGCTGCACTCTGGGAATTCACCCGCACGAAGCCCAACTTTTTACGCCCGAAATCGAAAAGCTCATTCTCAAAGAAGGTCCCTCTAAAGAGGTGGCCGCCGTTGGCGAGATCGGTCTGGATTATTACTATAACAACTCACCCCACGACGTGCAAAGAGACGCCTTTCATAAGCAACTTGAGCTCGCAGAAAAATTAGGACTTCCCGTAGAAATTCACACTCGAGATGCCGAGGCCGACACCATCGAGATTCTCGAAAAATTTCGCGGAAAGGTGAAGGGTGTGATTCATTGTTTTACAGGCACCATGTGGTTGGCCGAAAAGGCCTTGGACCTCGGTTTTAACATCTCGATGAGCGGGATCGTCACTTTCAAAAACGCCCAAGCCCTTCGCGATGTGGCCAACTACGTCCCCATCGACAGGCTGCATATCGAAACCGATTCTCCCTTTCTGACCCCAGCTCCGTTCCGCGGCGTAAAAAATTCACCACACTACGTCGTCTTTACCGCTCAATTTATATCTGAGCTCAAAAAGATCCCACTCCCAGAACTCTCCCAGCAGCTTCTAGAAAACGCCTACAAAATGTTCCCCAAGCTCCCGCCAATTTCCTAG
- the gap gene encoding type I glyceraldehyde-3-phosphate dehydrogenase, which translates to MAKLRVGINGFGRIGRVLFRAGFDDLEIVGINNSSGEPEEHAHLLKYDSTHGVYSKEVTSDDKHIIVDGKKIKMSAEKDPSQIPWGDWGVDLVLECTGRFKDTAENQGHLKAGAKKVMISSPAKSDATFVYGINHKSYDPEKHVVVSNASCTTNCLAPVAKVLNDNFKIARCLMTTIHAFTNDQRILDSSHDDLRRARTASMSMIPTTTGAAKAVGEVLPELKGKFHGISVRVPTPNVSLVDLNVQFEKETTVEAVNAALIAASQGDLKGVLACEKRPLVSIDFNGNSASASVDLMSTVALDKTFFKVLAWYDNEFGFSKRMVDLALYMDNVKSIGQR; encoded by the coding sequence ATGGCGAAGTTAAGAGTTGGTATTAATGGTTTTGGTCGTATTGGTCGAGTTTTATTTCGTGCAGGTTTTGATGACCTTGAGATCGTTGGTATTAACAATTCTTCGGGCGAGCCGGAAGAGCATGCGCATTTGTTGAAGTATGACAGTACTCATGGAGTTTATTCTAAAGAAGTCACTAGTGATGATAAGCATATCATCGTCGATGGTAAGAAGATTAAGATGTCGGCAGAAAAAGATCCTTCCCAAATTCCTTGGGGAGACTGGGGTGTAGATCTTGTCCTCGAGTGCACGGGGAGATTCAAAGACACAGCCGAGAATCAAGGTCATTTAAAAGCCGGTGCAAAAAAAGTAATGATTTCTTCTCCGGCAAAATCGGACGCGACGTTTGTTTACGGTATTAACCACAAATCCTATGATCCTGAAAAGCATGTGGTTGTGAGTAACGCTTCTTGCACGACGAACTGTTTGGCGCCGGTGGCGAAAGTGCTCAATGATAATTTTAAAATTGCCCGTTGCTTGATGACGACGATTCATGCGTTTACCAATGACCAACGGATCCTCGATAGTAGCCATGATGATCTTCGTCGTGCGCGAACCGCATCCATGTCGATGATTCCTACCACCACTGGAGCCGCAAAAGCGGTGGGTGAAGTGCTTCCCGAACTCAAAGGCAAATTCCACGGGATCTCTGTTCGTGTTCCAACTCCTAACGTGAGTCTTGTCGATCTTAACGTGCAGTTCGAAAAAGAGACGACGGTGGAAGCTGTCAATGCCGCACTCATCGCTGCGTCTCAAGGTGATCTTAAAGGTGTTCTCGCTTGTGAAAAGCGTCCATTGGTCAGTATCGATTTTAATGGAAATTCTGCAAGTGCCTCCGTAGATCTCATGAGCACGGTGGCTTTAGACAAAACTTTCTTTAAAGTCTTAGCTTGGTACGACAACGAGTTTGGATTCTCTAAACGGATGGTCGATTTAGCCCTGTACATGGACAACGTGAAAAGCATAGGCCAACGCTAA
- a CDS encoding AAA family ATPase yields MAQLASEIFGHEKVKLGIHNLLLQKKFFNSSIFSGPDGIGKKKRAMAITQELNCEHTPACGHCPMCLRVATVPLEVMRLIECETEKIKIEQIHEVLDFVTHTSWIPHRVVVVDSAERLTLSAANVLLKTLEEMPFGVHFIFVTSQISQILPTIRSRCQVLTFEPLADKDLKTIFPESLPWQRQWSAGRASLLQKIMTPEWLDLRKQAINYLHASQNSDVLKQMSEAFSAGEKMEFVVHCWQSYVRDAVVKNMGMDLPLYNSDIESFVEKFAKHPALFKLYDSMNEARRDSQGHVDKNLILENLSFQLV; encoded by the coding sequence ATGGCTCAGCTAGCAAGCGAGATTTTTGGCCACGAAAAAGTAAAGCTCGGGATTCATAATCTTCTTTTACAAAAAAAGTTTTTTAACTCGAGCATTTTTTCCGGTCCAGATGGCATTGGAAAAAAGAAGCGAGCGATGGCGATCACCCAGGAGTTGAACTGCGAGCATACACCCGCTTGCGGTCATTGTCCGATGTGTTTGCGAGTGGCGACGGTTCCACTAGAGGTGATGCGCCTTATTGAATGCGAAACCGAAAAAATTAAAATCGAACAGATTCATGAAGTGTTAGATTTCGTGACTCATACCTCTTGGATTCCTCATCGTGTGGTCGTGGTCGATAGCGCCGAAAGGTTAACCCTATCAGCGGCGAATGTTCTGTTAAAAACTCTGGAAGAGATGCCCTTTGGTGTTCACTTTATTTTTGTGACCTCACAGATTTCGCAAATCCTTCCAACGATACGTTCTCGCTGCCAAGTGCTCACCTTTGAGCCTTTGGCGGATAAAGATCTTAAGACTATTTTCCCAGAGAGCTTACCTTGGCAAAGACAATGGAGTGCGGGCCGAGCCTCACTGTTGCAAAAAATTATGACGCCGGAATGGCTCGATCTTCGAAAGCAAGCGATCAATTACCTCCATGCTTCACAAAACTCCGACGTTTTAAAGCAGATGTCCGAGGCTTTCTCTGCCGGGGAAAAAATGGAGTTCGTCGTGCACTGTTGGCAAAGTTATGTGCGCGATGCGGTGGTTAAAAACATGGGGATGGATCTTCCCCTTTACAATAGCGATATCGAGTCTTTTGTCGAAAAATTCGCAAAACATCCGGCGCTTTTTAAACTCTATGATAGTATGAATGAAGCACGGCGCGATTCCCAGGGTCATGTGGATAAAAATTTAATTCTCGAGAACCTATCGTTCCAGCTGGTGTAG
- a CDS encoding phosphoglycerate kinase — protein MMKTLKDIPDLKNKNVFLRLDLNVPLKNGEIVDDTRIREALPTVQFLIEQGARIVIGSHLGRPKGDGEEDRKKFSLEPVAEDLAQKLNREVVLMESPDSDAPRGLLAEGRFDKIILLENLRFHPGEEKNSNELAQKWAKYSDIYVNDAFGSCHRAHASIDALPKVMPQKYAGFLIEKELNALSKIRNAPEEPFVVILGGSKVSDKIVVIEKFLDSAQSILVGGAMAYTFLQAMGVSVGKSLVEKDKVALAKELIVRFEARDKKFILPIDHIATRALTDSDGAIATTSENIPADMMGVDIGPKTRKLFAEHISQAKTVFWNGPMGVYETKPFDQGSFAIAEAMAKAEGYTVVGGGDSAAAAMDSGFADKMDHISTGGGASLEYIEGKTLPGIKVLAGK, from the coding sequence ATGATGAAAACTTTAAAAGACATCCCGGATCTCAAAAACAAAAACGTATTTTTGCGTTTAGATCTCAATGTGCCCTTAAAGAATGGTGAAATCGTTGATGACACGCGAATTCGCGAAGCGCTTCCGACCGTGCAGTTTCTGATTGAGCAAGGGGCGCGTATTGTGATTGGATCTCATCTGGGGCGTCCCAAGGGAGATGGCGAAGAGGATCGAAAAAAGTTTTCCTTAGAGCCGGTCGCGGAAGATCTCGCCCAAAAACTCAATCGCGAAGTGGTTCTTATGGAATCACCGGATTCCGACGCTCCTCGCGGTTTGTTAGCGGAGGGACGATTTGATAAAATCATTCTCTTAGAGAATCTCCGGTTTCACCCTGGGGAAGAGAAGAACTCCAACGAGCTCGCGCAAAAGTGGGCCAAGTATTCTGACATTTACGTGAACGATGCCTTTGGGTCCTGCCATCGCGCCCATGCGAGTATTGATGCTCTTCCGAAAGTGATGCCGCAAAAGTATGCGGGCTTTTTGATCGAAAAAGAACTCAACGCCCTTTCGAAGATTCGCAACGCCCCTGAAGAGCCTTTTGTGGTGATTCTCGGGGGAAGTAAAGTGAGCGATAAAATCGTCGTTATAGAAAAATTTTTAGATTCGGCTCAGTCGATTTTGGTGGGCGGGGCCATGGCCTACACCTTCTTACAGGCGATGGGCGTATCGGTCGGTAAGTCGCTCGTCGAAAAGGACAAAGTCGCTTTAGCGAAAGAGCTCATCGTTCGCTTTGAAGCGCGTGACAAAAAATTTATTCTTCCCATTGACCATATCGCCACTCGTGCTTTGACGGATTCCGACGGAGCCATCGCTACAACGTCCGAGAACATTCCAGCAGATATGATGGGAGTGGATATCGGACCAAAAACGCGAAAGCTTTTTGCAGAACATATCTCTCAGGCAAAAACAGTTTTCTGGAATGGACCTATGGGAGTTTATGAAACAAAGCCCTTTGATCAGGGTTCGTTTGCCATCGCCGAAGCCATGGCGAAGGCGGAAGGTTATACCGTTGTCGGCGGTGGAGACTCTGCGGCAGCCGCCATGGATTCCGGATTTGCCGATAAGATGGATCATATTTCCACCGGTGGAGGAGCGAGCCTTGAATACATCGAAGGAAAAACTCTTCCTGGCATTAAAGTGTTGGCAGGCAAATGA